One Centropristis striata isolate RG_2023a ecotype Rhode Island chromosome 22, C.striata_1.0, whole genome shotgun sequence genomic window carries:
- the stmp1 gene encoding short transmembrane mitochondrial protein 1, producing the protein MLQFLAGFTLGNVVGMYLAQNYDVPNIAKKIEGFKKDVEAKKKPPE; encoded by the exons ATGCTGCAGTTCCTG GCTGGCTTCACCTTGGGGAATGTTGTTGGGATGTACTTGGCTCAAAACTATGAT GTTCCCAACATAGCCAAGAAAATTGAAGGCTTTAAGAAAGACGTGGAGGCCAAGAAGAAGCCcccagagtga
- the LOC131960351 gene encoding dynamin-1-like protein isoform X1, whose translation MEALIPVINKLQDVFNTVGADIIQLPQIAVVGTQSSGKSSVLESLVGRDLLPRGTGIVTRRPLILQLVHVDPGDARKNDDTGRQGEEWGKFLHTKNQIFSDFEEIRQEIENETERISGNNKGISDDPIHLKIFSPHVVNLTLVDLPGITKVPVGDQPNDIEIQIKDLILKHISNPNCIILAVTAANTDMATSEALKLAREVDPDGRRTLAVVTKLDLMDAGTDAMDVLMGRVIPVKLGLIGVVNRSQLDINNKKSVADAIRDEHGFLQKKYPSLATRNGTKYLARTLNRLLMHHIRDCLPELKTRINVLAAQYQSLLSSYGEPVEDQSATLLQLITKFATEYCNTIEGTAKYIETAELCGGARICYIFHETFGRTLESVDPLGGLSTIDILTAIRNATGPRPSLFVPEVSFELLVKKQVKRLEEPSLRCVELVHEEMQRIIQHCSNYSTQELQRFPKLHEAIVEVVTSLLRKRLPITNEMVHNLVAIELAYINTKHPDFADACGVMNNNIEEQRRNRMRELPAAVPRDKAPAAGPQGEQDGTGNWRGMLKKGEEAPGSGPGSPLKGVVNLLDVPVPVARKLSSREQRDCEVIERLIKSYFLIVRKNIQDSVPKAVMHFLVNHVKDSLQSELVGQLYKSGLLNDLLTESEDMAQRRKEAADMLQALQKASQVIAEIRETHLW comes from the exons ATGGAGGCTCTGATCCCCGTCATAAACAAGCTCCAAGATGTTTTCAACACAGTGGGAGCGGATATCATACAGCTGCCGCAGATAGCAGTAGTGGGGACTCAG AGCAGTGGTAAGAGCTCCGTGCTGGAGAGCTTGGTGGGCAGGGACCTGCTGCCCCGTGGGACTGGTATCGTAACCAGGCGACCTCTCATCCTGCAACTGGTCCATGTAGATCCTGGAGATGCAAGGAAGAATGATGACACTG GCAGACAAGGTGAAGAGTGGGGCAAGTTTCTGCACACAAAAAATCAG atcTTCTCAGATTTCGAAGAAATcagacaagaaattgaaaatgaaacgGAGAGAATATCTGGGAACAATAAG GGGATCAGCGATGATCCCATTCATCTGAAGATATTTTCTCCTCACGTTGTCAACCTCACGCTGGTGGACCTGCCTGGAATCACTAAG GTGCCTGTGGGTGATCAGCCTAACGACATTGAGATTCAGATAAAGGATCTAATCCTGAAGCACATCTCCAACCCTAACTGCATCATCCTGGCTGTCACCGCGGCTAACACAGACATGGCCACCTCGGAGGCCCTCAAGTTGGCCCGGGAGGTCGACCCCGACG GCAGGAGGACTCTGGCCGTGGTGACCAAGCTGGACCTGATGGACGCCGGCACTGACGCTATGGACGTTCTGATGGGCCGAGTCATTCCTGTCAAACTGGGTCTCATCGGAGTCGTCAACAG gaGCCAGCTGGACATCAACAATAAGAAGTCTGTGGCCGACGCCATCCGAGACGAACACGGTTTCCTGCAGAAGAAATATCCATCTCTCGCCACCAGAAACGGAACTAAATACCTGGCCAGAACCCTGAACAG GTTACTGATGCATCACATCCGAGACTGCCTCCCCGAGCTGAAGACACGGATCAACGTCCTGGCAGCCCAGTACCAGTCCCTGCTCAGCAGCTACGGCGAACCCGTGGAAGACCAAAGTGCCACCTTGCTCCAGCTGATCACCAAGTTTGCCACAGAATACTGCAACACCATCGAGGGCACGGCCAAATACATCGAGACGGCAGAGCT GTGCGGAGGAGCCAGAATTTGTTACATATTCCACGAGACTTTTGGCAGAACGTTGGAGTCTGTGGATCCTCTGGGAGGACTCAGCACCATAGACATCCTAACAGCCATAAGGAACGCAACA GGCCCGCGTCCGTCCCTGTTTGTGCCCGAGGTTTCCTTCGAGCTGTTGGTGAAGAAGCAGGTGAAACGCCTGGAGGAGCCCAGTTTGCGTTGCGTGGAACTGGTCCACGAGGAGATGCAGAGGATCATCCAGCactgcagcaactacagcaCACAG GAGCTGCAGAGATTTCCTAAGCTGCATGAGGCAATTGTGGAAGTCGTCACCTCCCTCCTGAGGAAGAGGCTGCCCATCACCAACGAGATG GTGCATAACTTGGTTGCAATAGAGCTGGCCTACATCAACACCAAACACCCAGACTTTGCAGATGCCTGTGGGGTCATGAATAACAATATAGAG GAGCAAAGGAGAAACCGGATGAGAGAGCTGCCTGCTGCGGTGCCCAGGGACAAG GCCCCCGCTGCAGGGCCCCAGGGTGAGCAGGACGGCACGGGGAACTGGAGGGGGATGCTGAAGAAAGGAGAGGAAGCCCCCGGCTCTGGACCTGGAAGCCCCCTTAAAGGAGTGGTCAATCTGCTCGATGTG CCTGTACCGGTGGCCAGGAAGCTGTCGTCACGTGAGCAGAGGGACTGTGAGGTCATCGAGCGCCTCATCAAGTCCTACTTCCTCATCGTTCGCAAGAATATCCAGGACAG TGTGCCGAAGGCAGTGATGCACTTCCTGGTCAACCATGTGAAGGACAGCCTCCAGAGCGAGCTTGTTGGCCAGCTGTATAAATCTGGCCTCCTCAACGATCTGCTGACTGAGTCAGAGGATATGGCCCAGCGGCGCAAGGAGGCCGCCGACATGCTACAG gcGTTGCAGAAAGCCAGCCAGGTGATCGCTGAGATCAGGGAAACGCATCtgtggtga
- the LOC131960351 gene encoding dynamin-1-like protein isoform X2, translating into MEALIPVINKLQDVFNTVGADIIQLPQIAVVGTQSSGKSSVLESLVGRDLLPRGTGIVTRRPLILQLVHVDPGDARKNDDTGRQGEEWGKFLHTKNQIFSDFEEIRQEIENETERISGNNKGISDDPIHLKIFSPHVVNLTLVDLPGITKVPVGDQPNDIEIQIKDLILKHISNPNCIILAVTAANTDMATSEALKLAREVDPDGRRTLAVVTKLDLMDAGTDAMDVLMGRVIPVKLGLIGVVNRSQLDINNKKSVADAIRDEHGFLQKKYPSLATRNGTKYLARTLNRLLMHHIRDCLPELKTRINVLAAQYQSLLSSYGEPVEDQSATLLQLITKFATEYCNTIEGTAKYIETAELCGGARICYIFHETFGRTLESVDPLGGLSTIDILTAIRNATGPRPSLFVPEVSFELLVKKQVKRLEEPSLRCVELVHEEMQRIIQHCSNYSTQELQRFPKLHEAIVEVVTSLLRKRLPITNEMVHNLVAIELAYINTKHPDFADACGVMNNNIEEQRRNRMRELPAAVPRDKSVGKGPAGPTGVSGEPSASGADMDGAKAPAAGPQGEQDGTGNWRGMLKKGEEAPGSGPGSPLKGVVNLLDVPVPVARKLSSREQRDCEVIERLIKSYFLIVRKNIQDSVPKAVMHFLVNHVKDSLQSELVGQLYKSGLLNDLLTESEDMAQRRKEAADMLQALQKASQVIAEIRETHLW; encoded by the exons ATGGAGGCTCTGATCCCCGTCATAAACAAGCTCCAAGATGTTTTCAACACAGTGGGAGCGGATATCATACAGCTGCCGCAGATAGCAGTAGTGGGGACTCAG AGCAGTGGTAAGAGCTCCGTGCTGGAGAGCTTGGTGGGCAGGGACCTGCTGCCCCGTGGGACTGGTATCGTAACCAGGCGACCTCTCATCCTGCAACTGGTCCATGTAGATCCTGGAGATGCAAGGAAGAATGATGACACTG GCAGACAAGGTGAAGAGTGGGGCAAGTTTCTGCACACAAAAAATCAG atcTTCTCAGATTTCGAAGAAATcagacaagaaattgaaaatgaaacgGAGAGAATATCTGGGAACAATAAG GGGATCAGCGATGATCCCATTCATCTGAAGATATTTTCTCCTCACGTTGTCAACCTCACGCTGGTGGACCTGCCTGGAATCACTAAG GTGCCTGTGGGTGATCAGCCTAACGACATTGAGATTCAGATAAAGGATCTAATCCTGAAGCACATCTCCAACCCTAACTGCATCATCCTGGCTGTCACCGCGGCTAACACAGACATGGCCACCTCGGAGGCCCTCAAGTTGGCCCGGGAGGTCGACCCCGACG GCAGGAGGACTCTGGCCGTGGTGACCAAGCTGGACCTGATGGACGCCGGCACTGACGCTATGGACGTTCTGATGGGCCGAGTCATTCCTGTCAAACTGGGTCTCATCGGAGTCGTCAACAG gaGCCAGCTGGACATCAACAATAAGAAGTCTGTGGCCGACGCCATCCGAGACGAACACGGTTTCCTGCAGAAGAAATATCCATCTCTCGCCACCAGAAACGGAACTAAATACCTGGCCAGAACCCTGAACAG GTTACTGATGCATCACATCCGAGACTGCCTCCCCGAGCTGAAGACACGGATCAACGTCCTGGCAGCCCAGTACCAGTCCCTGCTCAGCAGCTACGGCGAACCCGTGGAAGACCAAAGTGCCACCTTGCTCCAGCTGATCACCAAGTTTGCCACAGAATACTGCAACACCATCGAGGGCACGGCCAAATACATCGAGACGGCAGAGCT GTGCGGAGGAGCCAGAATTTGTTACATATTCCACGAGACTTTTGGCAGAACGTTGGAGTCTGTGGATCCTCTGGGAGGACTCAGCACCATAGACATCCTAACAGCCATAAGGAACGCAACA GGCCCGCGTCCGTCCCTGTTTGTGCCCGAGGTTTCCTTCGAGCTGTTGGTGAAGAAGCAGGTGAAACGCCTGGAGGAGCCCAGTTTGCGTTGCGTGGAACTGGTCCACGAGGAGATGCAGAGGATCATCCAGCactgcagcaactacagcaCACAG GAGCTGCAGAGATTTCCTAAGCTGCATGAGGCAATTGTGGAAGTCGTCACCTCCCTCCTGAGGAAGAGGCTGCCCATCACCAACGAGATG GTGCATAACTTGGTTGCAATAGAGCTGGCCTACATCAACACCAAACACCCAGACTTTGCAGATGCCTGTGGGGTCATGAATAACAATATAGAG GAGCAAAGGAGAAACCGGATGAGAGAGCTGCCTGCTGCGGTGCCCAGGGACAAG TCTGTTGGCAAAGGCCCGGCTGGCCCAACTGGGGTTTCTGGCGAGCCTTCTGCGTCTGGAGCAGACATGGACGGTGCCAAG GCCCCCGCTGCAGGGCCCCAGGGTGAGCAGGACGGCACGGGGAACTGGAGGGGGATGCTGAAGAAAGGAGAGGAAGCCCCCGGCTCTGGACCTGGAAGCCCCCTTAAAGGAGTGGTCAATCTGCTCGATGTG CCTGTACCGGTGGCCAGGAAGCTGTCGTCACGTGAGCAGAGGGACTGTGAGGTCATCGAGCGCCTCATCAAGTCCTACTTCCTCATCGTTCGCAAGAATATCCAGGACAG TGTGCCGAAGGCAGTGATGCACTTCCTGGTCAACCATGTGAAGGACAGCCTCCAGAGCGAGCTTGTTGGCCAGCTGTATAAATCTGGCCTCCTCAACGATCTGCTGACTGAGTCAGAGGATATGGCCCAGCGGCGCAAGGAGGCCGCCGACATGCTACAG gcGTTGCAGAAAGCCAGCCAGGTGATCGCTGAGATCAGGGAAACGCATCtgtggtga
- the LOC131960353 gene encoding small lysine-rich protein 1 has translation MPTKSRKSRSRSSRPAKKTGSPKTPKKRSSSAKSTKAEVDILSPAAMENVYYIAHNAMDCLEFRGFGWPNSNKKKKKKKGTKRKKKK, from the exons ATG cCCACTAAATCCAGGAAATCAAGATCCCGCAGTTCGAGGCCTGCCAAGAAGACTGGGAGtccaaaaacacccaaaaagaGGTCCTCCAGTGCCAAATCCACTAAGGCAGAGGTGGACATCCTCAGCCCAGCAGCCATGGAGAATGTCTACTACATTGCCCATAATGCAATGGACTGTCTGGAATTCAGAGGCTTTGGCTGGCCAAATtcaaataagaagaagaaaaagaagaaggggACAAAACggaagaagaaaaagtaa